A stretch of Methanobrevibacter sp. YE315 DNA encodes these proteins:
- a CDS encoding MarR family transcriptional regulator, translating into MKKEIIGKVAYIKSSKNRYKVLETLYDDFKLPSEISKETDIRLNHVSALLKDLKENDFVLCLNEDDAKGRMYVITETGKEVINILRKD; encoded by the coding sequence ATGAAAAAAGAAATTATTGGAAAAGTCGCATATATTAAATCTTCAAAAAACAGATATAAAGTATTAGAAACATTATATGATGATTTTAAACTTCCTTCTGAAATATCTAAAGAAACAGATATACGATTAAATCACGTCAGTGCTTTATTAAAAGATTTAAAAGAAAATGATTTTGTTTTATGTCTAAATGAAGATGATGCAAAAGGTAGAATGTACGTTATAACTGAAACTGGAAAAGAAGTTATAAACATTTTACGTAAGGATTAG
- a CDS encoding DNA adenine methylase: protein MRFIGNKTALLENIEDFINENIPYYEDMVFCDIFSGTASVARYFKKDYQIISNDLLFFSYVLQRATIDNNSFPTFDNLKNELNLNNYDDIINYLENTPTDILQKEHNIKDEELFIYNNYTPSSDNCDRMYFKPETGKRIDLIRILLNKWFENKIITEDEYYYLLAVLIETVPYYSNIAGVYGAYLKTWDKRTYNPFKIQNLNILDNKRDNKSYNLNAHDLIREIKGDILYLDPPYNTRQYPPNYHVLETIAKYDYPEIKGVSGMRNYKDQISMFCRKRNVYDALDDIIENADFQYIIMSYSTDGILTIEEIEEIFRKHGKSETYKLAKPIEYRKFKSQKKQLKKDLHELLFFVEKDVENPRINDKNKFRRKKDIQTTLG from the coding sequence ATGAGATTCATAGGTAATAAAACTGCGCTGTTAGAGAACATTGAAGATTTTATCAATGAGAATATACCTTATTATGAGGATATGGTTTTTTGTGATATCTTCTCAGGAACCGCATCAGTAGCAAGGTATTTTAAAAAAGATTATCAAATAATTTCCAATGATTTATTATTCTTTTCATATGTTTTACAAAGAGCAACAATTGACAATAATAGCTTTCCTACATTCGATAATCTTAAAAATGAACTTAATTTAAATAATTATGACGATATTATTAATTATCTAGAAAATACTCCTACGGACATTCTTCAAAAAGAACATAATATCAAAGATGAGGAATTATTCATTTATAACAATTACACTCCATCATCTGATAATTGTGATAGAATGTATTTCAAACCTGAAACTGGAAAACGAATTGATTTAATCAGAATATTGTTAAATAAATGGTTTGAAAATAAAATTATTACTGAAGACGAATATTATTATTTATTAGCAGTATTAATTGAAACCGTTCCTTATTATTCCAATATTGCCGGAGTTTATGGAGCTTATCTGAAAACATGGGATAAACGAACATATAATCCCTTTAAAATACAAAATCTAAACATTTTAGATAACAAGAGAGATAATAAATCTTATAACCTAAATGCTCATGATTTAATAAGAGAAATTAAAGGAGATATCCTATATCTTGATCCTCCATATAATACAAGACAATATCCTCCAAACTACCATGTTTTAGAAACCATTGCTAAATATGATTATCCTGAAATTAAGGGTGTTTCTGGAATGCGAAATTATAAAGATCAAATTTCAATGTTCTGCCGTAAAAGAAACGTGTATGATGCTCTAGATGACATAATTGAAAATGCTGACTTCCAATACATTATAATGAGTTATAGTACTGATGGAATATTAACTATTGAAGAAATAGAAGAAATATTCAGAAAGCATGGTAAATCAGAAACCTATAAATTAGCTAAACCTATTGAGTACCGTAAATTTAAAAGTCAGAAAAAACAATTAAAAAAAGATTTGCATGAATTATTGTTTTTTGTAGAAAAAGATGTTGAAAATCCTAGAATTAATGATAAGAATAAATTTAGGCGTAAAAAAGATATTCAAACTACTTTAGGGTGA
- a CDS encoding Dam family site-specific DNA-(adenine-N6)-methyltransferase, translating to MKTVQSSFDLENNSLKKPKNKLTPIGDVKFKQKDFLKCPFNYIGGKHKILPQLFTAFPTNNDIFLDMFGGGFNVGINSDASKIIYNDQLTPLVDLFKYLQDNSCDDIINYIETTIKDNNIRKDEKEGFLKFRDKYNQSEEKFPLDLYVLISFSFNYQFRFNNSGEYNNPHGTNRSAFTKNMKDRLIQYINVIHEKDICFLNKDFTKLDYSILTENSFVYCDPPYLITTGSYNDGNRGFKNWTIKEEKNLLKVLSQLDNNGINFALSNVTVHDGKQNELLLDWIEVNEFTALDINSDYSNSNYHKKNREKEKNTEVLVINYPFE from the coding sequence ATGAAAACCGTTCAATCATCATTTGATTTAGAAAATAATTCTTTAAAAAAACCTAAAAATAAATTAACTCCAATTGGAGATGTGAAATTCAAACAGAAGGATTTCTTAAAATGTCCTTTTAATTATATTGGTGGAAAACATAAAATACTTCCACAATTATTCACAGCATTTCCTACAAACAATGATATTTTCCTAGACATGTTTGGAGGAGGATTTAATGTTGGAATAAATAGTGATGCTTCTAAAATCATCTACAATGATCAGCTAACTCCTTTAGTTGACTTATTTAAATATCTTCAAGACAATTCATGTGATGACATTATAAATTATATTGAAACTACAATTAAAGATAATAATATCAGAAAAGATGAAAAAGAGGGTTTCCTTAAATTTAGAGACAAATATAATCAATCTGAAGAAAAATTCCCTCTAGATTTATATGTATTAATTTCATTCTCATTTAATTATCAGTTTAGATTCAATAATAGTGGAGAATACAATAATCCTCATGGAACTAATCGTAGCGCATTTACTAAAAACATGAAAGACAGATTAATACAGTACATTAACGTAATTCATGAAAAAGACATCTGTTTTTTAAATAAAGATTTTACAAAACTAGATTATTCTATTTTAACAGAAAACAGTTTTGTTTATTGTGATCCGCCTTATTTAATAACAACAGGTTCATACAATGACGGGAACAGAGGATTTAAAAACTGGACAATTAAAGAGGAAAAAAATTTATTAAAAGTATTGTCCCAACTGGACAATAATGGAATTAATTTTGCATTATCCAATGTTACAGTACACGATGGAAAACAAAATGAATTGTTATTAGATTGGATTGAAGTAAATGAGTTTACTGCATTAGATATCAATTCTGATTATAGTAATTCAAATTATCATAAAAAAAATAGAGAAAAAGAAAAAAATACAGAAGTATTAGTGATTAATTACCCTTTTGAATAG
- a CDS encoding DUF1802 family protein — protein MTTTKKCLNEWNATVEALGSGKQSILIRSYNTYEDSEFLLYPTHSYANKKIVPDCFRDECKEFVDENLLPERDGEKTLVKYYAKVVKTSEKSKSRIGALNKFHIWTREHVVSHMDNKKPYVWLLRVYKLDTPIMLKRSRGMVWATVNEDVELKGTPVISDKEFKAIEDSI, from the coding sequence ATGACAACTACAAAAAAATGTTTAAATGAATGGAACGCAACAGTCGAAGCATTAGGATCTGGAAAACAATCTATATTAATTAGATCATATAATACATATGAAGATTCAGAATTCTTGTTATATCCTACCCATAGCTATGCTAACAAGAAAATAGTGCCTGATTGTTTTAGAGATGAATGTAAAGAATTCGTAGATGAAAATTTATTACCTGAACGTGACGGTGAAAAAACTCTTGTTAAGTATTATGCTAAAGTAGTAAAAACTTCTGAGAAATCTAAATCAAGAATTGGTGCCTTAAATAAATTCCATATTTGGACTAGAGAACATGTCGTATCTCATATGGACAACAAAAAACCATATGTTTGGTTATTACGTGTATATAAATTAGATACTCCAATCATGTTAAAAAGAAGCAGAGGCATGGTATGGGCAACTGTTAATGAAGATGTTGAATTAAAAGGAACACCAGTTATTTCAGATAAAGAATTTAAAGCTATTGAAGATTCAATTTAA
- a CDS encoding transcriptional regulator gives MELSDEMLKEISYVKISTYRTKVMKSLDGDVKIPTAIAKDSGIMTNHISKVLSELKAHELVECINPEVRKGRLYRHTDKGEQVVKNLE, from the coding sequence ATGGAATTATCAGATGAAATGTTAAAAGAAATTAGTTATGTAAAAATTTCTACTTATAGAACAAAAGTAATGAAATCTTTAGATGGTGATGTTAAAATACCAACGGCCATTGCTAAAGATTCAGGGATTATGACAAATCATATTTCAAAAGTATTATCTGAACTAAAAGCACATGAATTGGTTGAATGCATTAATCCAGAAGTTAGAAAAGGAAGATTGTATAGGCATACAGATAAAGGTGAGCAAGTAGTTAAAAATTTAGAATAA
- a CDS encoding collagen-like protein, which produces MPDTEWIALGRVVGDTGEKGDTGDAFTYEDFTPEQLASLKGETGDAGPAGPKGDTGDKGDTGAKGDKGDTGETGASGQKGEQGLKGDTGDTGPAGDTGPAGATGDTGATGAATTIKGSYNTYQELINAHPTGNDGDSYIVDGSLYVWFNNAWENVGNIKGDTGATGPKGDTGNSGAKGDTGNSGAKGDKGDTGPQGPKGDTGEGSDEEAGWKLPVDQILTTTTLPTGVSAGYRVAIVTSSVMTIKEYNGSSWDTESLDSYSVIPLKHSGSIQMYLAKSTGPVYMGVEYGVFGKFRFMTQAAYDALSSYDNDTIYFVRSS; this is translated from the coding sequence ATGCCAGATACAGAATGGATTGCACTTGGAAGAGTTGTAGGAGATACAGGAGAAAAAGGCGACACTGGTGATGCATTCACATATGAAGACTTCACACCAGAACAATTAGCTAGTTTGAAAGGTGAAACTGGAGATGCTGGACCGGCAGGGCCAAAAGGTGATACAGGTGATAAGGGAGATACTGGTGCGAAAGGTGATAAAGGCGACACTGGTGAGACTGGAGCAAGTGGACAAAAAGGAGAACAAGGACTTAAGGGAGATACTGGAGACACAGGACCTGCTGGAGATACTGGACCGGCCGGGGCGACTGGGGACACTGGAGCTACTGGTGCTGCTACTACTATTAAAGGCTCGTATAATACTTACCAGGAATTAATCAATGCACATCCAACCGGTAATGATGGCGATAGCTATATAGTAGACGGCTCTCTTTATGTATGGTTTAACAATGCTTGGGAAAACGTAGGAAACATAAAAGGAGATACAGGAGCTACCGGCCCTAAAGGTGATACCGGAAATAGCGGAGCTAAAGGCGACACAGGAAATTCTGGAGCCAAAGGTGATAAAGGAGATACCGGACCTCAAGGCCCTAAAGGTGATACAGGTGAGGGTAGTGATGAGGAAGCTGGATGGAAACTGCCAGTCGATCAGATATTAACAACAACCACATTACCAACAGGCGTTAGTGCAGGTTATCGTGTAGCTATTGTCACAAGCTCTGTCATGACCATAAAAGAATATAACGGAAGTTCCTGGGATACTGAATCTCTTGATTCATATTCAGTGATACCATTAAAACATTCAGGAAGTATACAAATGTATTTGGCCAAATCAACAGGGCCAGTATATATGGGTGTTGAATATGGAGTCTTCGGTAAATTCAGATTCATGACACAGGCAGCATATGATGCATTAAGTAGCTATGATAACGATACAATTTATTTTGTAAGAAGTTCATAA
- a CDS encoding Ig-like domain-containing protein, with product MSIASNVIEENNRLGTARTLMREKLAANRIYYSNSDSVIQLVRRWNLIYADVSFNTPSSGDIYQGAQVSVGATITDPSNDNPISGMPVTIVSGGQTYNVVSGNDGVAAVTLTVGEVGSTFSGTVYAGRGSDSWSFEVPPFPSFSDYSWDGNTGAYDIVKYPSDISHTFEVVEVDYSEYYNLAKQTVAASVVMAIPKVYSNGIDATNGIHIEVGLIQKKDSNQGWGDVIALVNSKSLSHYRDTKILELGAYAGKHGSKYSNSDHVVRDLDVKSSQLTLDSVQYYFDLYYDNGYFKATIRRGVNTTYSYEADISDKITFDTFYPAIMIYEAGGHVQWESTYIEPWTHEEE from the coding sequence GTGAGCATAGCTAGTAATGTCATTGAGGAAAATAACAGACTTGGAACAGCAAGAACATTGATGAGAGAGAAATTAGCTGCCAATAGAATTTACTACAGCAATTCAGACAGTGTAATACAATTGGTGAGAAGATGGAATCTGATATATGCTGATGTCAGTTTCAATACGCCTTCATCCGGCGATATTTATCAGGGGGCGCAAGTCAGTGTTGGGGCAACAATAACAGATCCGTCAAATGATAATCCTATTTCCGGAATGCCTGTAACAATAGTTTCCGGAGGACAAACATATAATGTCGTAAGCGGTAATGACGGCGTAGCTGCAGTAACATTAACGGTTGGGGAAGTGGGTTCAACATTTTCCGGAACAGTATATGCTGGTAGAGGCAGCGACAGCTGGAGCTTTGAAGTTCCGCCCTTCCCATCATTTTCAGATTATTCCTGGGATGGTAACACTGGCGCTTATGATATAGTCAAATATCCTTCAGACATTTCCCATACCTTCGAAGTCGTGGAAGTGGATTACAGTGAATATTATAACTTAGCAAAGCAGACAGTGGCAGCTAGTGTGGTAATGGCAATACCTAAAGTATACTCTAACGGTATTGATGCAACCAATGGAATACATATCGAAGTAGGCCTTATTCAGAAAAAGGACAGCAATCAAGGATGGGGAGATGTAATAGCCTTAGTTAATTCAAAGTCATTAAGCCATTATAGGGATACAAAGATCTTAGAACTGGGAGCTTATGCTGGAAAGCATGGGTCAAAATATTCCAACTCTGATCATGTAGTGCGTGATTTGGATGTTAAATCATCTCAACTAACATTAGATTCCGTACAGTACTATTTCGACTTGTACTATGATAACGGATATTTCAAAGCTACAATAAGAAGAGGAGTTAATACGACCTATTCATATGAAGCAGACATTAGCGATAAAATAACATTCGATACTTTTTATCCGGCCATAATGATTTATGAAGCTGGAGGACACGTCCAATGGGAAAGCACATATATTGAACCATGGACACATGAGGAGGAATAA